From Dehalococcoidia bacterium, the proteins below share one genomic window:
- a CDS encoding secondary thiamine-phosphate synthase enzyme YjbQ, which produces MVITRKIGIRTRGECDLIDITAQVKREVSVSGINAGTVTVFISGSTAGISTIEYESGLVSDFEDMCERVVPRNVPYQHDRRWGDGNGYSHVRASLLGPSLVVPFTDKTLHLGTWQQIMVADFDNRPRSREIVLQIMGE; this is translated from the coding sequence ATGGTGATTACCAGGAAAATCGGTATTAGAACCAGAGGAGAATGCGACCTCATTGACATCACCGCTCAGGTAAAGCGGGAGGTCTCGGTCTCGGGAATCAATGCGGGCACGGTGACCGTTTTTATCAGCGGCTCGACAGCGGGGATATCCACCATCGAGTACGAGTCAGGGTTGGTGAGCGATTTTGAGGATATGTGTGAGCGCGTCGTCCCCAGGAATGTCCCCTATCAGCACGACCGCCGTTGGGGAGATGGCAATGGTTATTCCCACGTGAGAGCCTCACTCTTGGGCCCCTCACTGGTGGTGCCTTTCACCGATAAAACCCTTCACCTAGGCACCTGGCAGCAGATTATGGTGGCAGATTTCGATAATCGTCCCCGCTCCAGAGAGATCGTGCTGCAGATCATGGGCGAATAA
- a CDS encoding dihydroorotate dehydrogenase electron transfer subunit, with the protein MRQVTAPVLSNDEIMPGIHLLWAEAPQIVSDAKPGQFVMVRSGEDHDPLLRRPFSIHRVGESGALGLLFEVVGQGTRWLAQRKAGESVDLLGPLGRGFEVRSQMLLLVAGGIGIAPLVFLAERTAADGRRVTLLIGAKAADEVYPHHLLPPYIKPIIVTEDGSMGQRGLVTDLLVGTAAFHREAEQIIACGPISMYKAISQLTGLEGRSVLVSMEARMGCGFGGCAGCAIETRRGLKLVCRDGPVFELSDLIW; encoded by the coding sequence TTGAGGCAAGTCACCGCACCCGTCCTGTCCAACGATGAGATCATGCCCGGCATCCACCTTCTCTGGGCAGAGGCTCCCCAGATTGTCTCTGATGCTAAGCCAGGGCAGTTTGTAATGGTGCGCAGCGGTGAAGACCATGACCCACTGCTCCGACGACCGTTTAGCATCCACCGGGTGGGGGAAAGCGGTGCGCTCGGCCTGCTGTTTGAGGTGGTGGGGCAGGGCACACGCTGGCTCGCCCAGCGCAAGGCAGGGGAATCAGTCGACCTTCTGGGACCACTGGGGCGGGGTTTCGAGGTTCGATCTCAAATGCTGCTCCTGGTTGCCGGGGGGATCGGGATCGCACCCCTCGTCTTCCTCGCCGAAAGGACCGCAGCCGACGGGCGAAGGGTGACCCTGCTCATAGGAGCGAAGGCTGCGGACGAGGTCTACCCTCACCACCTTTTGCCGCCTTATATCAAACCTATTATAGTCACCGAGGACGGCTCGATGGGCCAGCGGGGGCTGGTAACCGACCTCCTGGTCGGCACTGCTGCATTTCACCGGGAGGCAGAGCAAATCATCGCCTGCGGACCGATTTCTATGTATAAGGCGATTTCCCAGCTAACTGGACTGGAAGGGAGATCGGTTCTGGTCTCCATGGAGGCGAGGATGGGATGCGGTTTTGGTGGCTGCGCCGGCTGCGCTATCGAAACCAGACGAGGCCTGAAGCTAGTTTGTCGAGACGGGCCCGTATTTGAGTTAAGCGACCTCATTTGGTAA